From the genome of Mesorhizobium japonicum MAFF 303099, one region includes:
- a CDS encoding GIN domain-containing protein has translation MTGKLAFVATAGLVGAALFLAVGIGLAGPDWVNAGGSWISGQSTCGAITSVRKEVTLPFSANDSFTIALPASVRYQPGDKAEAVVSGDSTLIDHVRMEGSQLSLDCETGWFSPRLDVTVSGPVISDWRLVGSGELALPQVNQRELRLNIRGSGSVVATGTTQTVDLEISGSGSGRLKDLIAQSAQVEIRGSGDAEVTAQADADVSISGSGDVDLYGHPTMRRSQVRGSGSITQVP, from the coding sequence ATGACTGGAAAACTGGCATTTGTCGCGACAGCCGGGTTGGTCGGCGCTGCCCTGTTTTTGGCCGTTGGCATCGGGCTTGCCGGGCCGGATTGGGTCAATGCGGGGGGCTCGTGGATCAGCGGCCAATCCACCTGCGGCGCGATCACATCCGTCAGAAAGGAAGTAACGCTGCCGTTCAGCGCCAATGACAGCTTCACCATCGCTTTGCCGGCTTCGGTCCGTTACCAGCCGGGCGACAAGGCCGAAGCTGTCGTCAGCGGCGATTCCACGCTGATCGATCATGTGCGCATGGAGGGCAGCCAACTCAGCCTGGATTGTGAGACGGGCTGGTTCTCGCCCCGGCTCGACGTCACCGTGTCGGGGCCGGTGATTTCGGACTGGAGACTGGTCGGCAGTGGCGAGCTTGCCCTGCCGCAGGTCAACCAGCGCGAGCTACGGCTGAACATTCGCGGCAGCGGCAGCGTGGTCGCCACCGGAACGACCCAAACGGTCGATCTGGAGATCTCCGGTTCGGGCTCGGGGCGGCTCAAAGACCTGATCGCCCAATCCGCGCAGGTCGAGATCCGCGGCAGCGGCGACGCGGAGGTTACCGCACAGGCGGATGCGGATGTGTCGATTTCCGGCAGCGGTGACGTCGATCTCTATGGGCACCCGACCATGCGGCGGTCGCAGGTCAGAGGCAGCGGCAGCATCACGCAGGTGCCGTAG